Part of the Synechococcus sp. HK01-R genome is shown below.
CGGCCGCAATGGCGTCAGTTCCCTTGGGACAACAACAAGGACTGGTTTGACTTCTGGAAGGATGGTCAAACCGGCATGCCGATCATTGATGCGGCGATGCGACAACTGAACGAAACCGGATGGATGCACAACCGTTGCCGCATGATCGTGGCCTCGTATCTGGTCAAAGATCTGATCTGTGATTGGCGCTGGGGGGAGCGCGCCTTCATGGAGCTGGAGGTGGATGGCGATTTGGCGGCCAACAACGGCGGCTGGCAGTGGAGCGCCAGCAGCGGCATGGACCCCAAGCCCCTGCGCATCTTTAATCCCGCCACCCAGGCTTCAAAGTTCGATGCGGAAGGGGAGTACATCCGCCGCTGGGTGCCGGAGTTGCGCCACGTGAACACCAAGGATCTGCTCAGTGGAGAGATTGCTGCATTGGAGCGGCATGGTTATCCCGAGCCGCTGGTAAATCACAAAACCCAGCAGGTGCGCTTCAAGGCGCTCTACGCCACCATTCGCTCCGCCTGAGTGGTGCTGGCCAGTAGGTTGCGCAACACGGCAATCACCCTGTCCTGCTGATCGCTGGATAGCTCAGGGAAGATCGGCAGGCTCAGGACCTCGCTGCAGAGCTGTTCGGTGATCGGCAGGCTTCCGGGTGCGAGGCCGAGGGCCTCGTAGGCCGGCTGGCGGTGGATCGGAATGGGGTAATAGATGATCGTGTTGACGCCCTGCTCCTGAAGGCTCTGCTTGAGCCAGTCACGGCAGCGGCTGCTGGGTAATCCGAAGCTGCTGGCTGGGGCGTCGTCGCACCGACCGGCGCAATGGGGCTGGTTCTCGGGGCAGAGGCGCACGCGCACCACGAACTGGTTCCAGCCATGGCCGACGGCTGTGGCAGAGGCGGGGTCGGGGAGTTGGAGACCATGCAGGCCTGCCAGAGCCTCCTGATAGCGGGCGGCGATTGCACTGCGCTTCTCCACCCAATGGCCCAGATGGGGCAGTTTCACGTTGAGCACTGCGGCCTGCAGAGCATCGAGTCGGCTGTTGTAGCCCAGCTCCGTGTGCAGGTAGCGCCGGGGCATGCCATGCACCGCCAGTTCGCGCATGCGTTGGGCTAGGTCGGCATCGCAACAGGTCACGGCACCGCCGTCGCCAGCTCCTCCAAGGTTCTTGGTGGGGAAGAAGCTGAAACAGCCCACATCCCCCCAGCTGCCGACGGGTTTGCCGTTCCAGTGCGCACCGGTGGCCTGGGCGCAGTCTTCCACCACCTTGAGGCCATGGCGCTTGGCGATGGTCATCAGCGCGTCCATGTCCACCGGTCGGCCGAACAGGTGCACAGGGATGAGCGCTTTGGTGGCTGGAGTGATGGCCGCTTCAGCCTGTGCCAGATCGATCAGATAGGTGACGGGATCCACATCCACGAACACCGGGGTGGCGCCCACGGCGCTGATCGCTTCGGCTGTGGCAAAGAAGCTGAAGGACGCCGTGATTACCTCGTCACCGGGGCCGATGCCCAGGCCGCGCAGGGCCAGAATCAGGGCATCGGTGCCGCTGTTGCAGCCCACGGCATGGGGGCTGCCGATGCTCGCGGCAAAGGCCTCCTCAAACCGCTGGATTTCGCTTCCACCGATGTATTGGCCGCTGCGCAGCACCCGCAGAACGGCATTGTCGAGCTCCGCTCCCAGATCGCTGAGCTGCTGACTGAGACTGAAGGGAGGCACCTGCATGGCAGGCACCTTAAGCCGAGCCGCTGAACCACGGGGGCTCCTGGCCTGGATGCCATTTGATGTTGCAGCCGATCGATGCCTGCTGGTCTGCACTGGGGGTGCCTCCTGCCAGCACCGCTTGGAGGGCCGAGCGGAGGTCGCTGCCAGTGACGGGCAGGCGGCCCGCAGCGCCTTGGCCAGCGTCTGCTCCTGGTCGATGCAATAAGGGAATCGCCAGCCGTTGGCTTGGGCCTGGCGAGCCAGGGCCTCAGGACCATCCTCGGGGTGGGTGATCCAGCTGTTACTGGCGACGGCCACCAGGCTGACCCGATCGCCGTCATCCAGATCAAGCCGGCTGAGCTCTGCCTCGATGTGTTTCACAAAGGGGCAGTGGCTGCAGAGCAGCATCAGCAGCAACGGTTGTTGCGGCAGCTCGCCGCTGCTGAGATGGCTCGCGCCAGGTCCGGTGCCGGTTGCAATCGGCAGCGAAAAAGCCGGAAGGACGCTGCCCAGCGGCAGCATGGTGGAGGGTGTGAGAACCATGGGGCAACGATGGCTCGTTTCTGGACGGCGGCACTGTTCTTACTGATTCTCAGTGGATGCGGTGGTGGCGACCAGAAAGCGAGCTGGCGGATTTTCCCCCTTCAGCGCCGTCAGCCCCATGACGGTCTGGCGGTGGTCAGCCAGCCCGATGGCTATGGGCTCCATCTGTATCTGGAAACCGACAGCAGCGATCCCGCCTTCTGCAGGCCCCGCTGGCTGGCGAGTCCGGCCCGTCTGTTCAACGGCAATGGCACGGCTCCCTTCTCGTCTGGGCTCGCTGATCAGGAGGAGTTCTTTGCCGCGGTGAAGCGTCAGGATGTGCGCCATGCCCTGCGCAGGGAGCTGGAGGCTCTCTGCAAGGCCCGTGCCCCAAAGGCTCGCTGGCAGTGGCAGGAGCCGCCGCGGCAGGCCTCAGAGCTCAAGCCCGTTCGTCTGCCCGCGCTGGAGGAAGAGGATCTGCTGACGGATCCAGCCCTGGAGCAGCAACGCGAGGAGGCACTGCTCCATGGGGGTCAACCCCGTTCTTGAGGCGGGAATCCCTCCCAGACCACCGGTTCCGCCTCGCGCCAGTAACGGCTGAAGCGCCCAAGCCGTGGTGGTCTGGGCAGGGTGACGAACGGGTCAGGCTCGAGCATCCAGAGGGGTAGCTCCCGGTCGATCGCAGCCGCGATCCGTTGCAGGCGTGGATCCACTGCCTCGCTGGTGATCACGCCATCGGCGCCATGGTGCTGCGCAAAACCAATCACCTCGGCGGCCACATCGCCGTGGCGAATGCTTACGGGCAGTTCCAGGACACACTCGTAAAGAAAACCCAGGCGCTTGCGACTGATGCACTGGTCGCGGATCCAGTGGCTGTCAAACACAAACAGCGCCGGCGTTCCTGGGGCGGCATCCTCCAGGGCGGGGTTCCTGGGGCCGAGCGCTTCATCATGAATCCAGAGGATCGGTTTCTGGAGGTCCATCAGCGTCGTCTGCGCGCGGGAACGTTGCCAATCGCTCCAGCCATGGGGATGGCGAATAAACGCTGTTCCAGCTGCTCGTAACTGCCTTCAAAAGGGCAGTTCTGGGCGCTGGGGCAGCCGTTGCAGTAGCGCCCCTCGCTGTAGCGCTCAAGGTTGTCGCGATTGAAGAAATAAGGCTTGTGGCTGAAGCTGCTGGCCACCCATTGCCAGCTCAGGTGATTGCTGGCCGGATCACCATCGAGCAGGTGCTCGAGGAACCAGTCGGCGCCGGCTTTCCAGTGGATACGCCGCCAATGCACCACGTAAGCGGCCAACCACATGCGTGCGTGGTTGTGCAACCAGCCGCTGCCCACCAGGTCCGCCTGAAAACCATCCATGCAAGCCAGCCCAGTTCGCCCCTCGCGGATGTCTTCGGGCAGCGTGCGGCCATAGGAGGAAGGATCGTGCCCCGTTTTGAGCTCCTCCTGGCTGTGATGGATGGCATCGCCCAGATCCATCCACATCCGCTGCCAGAAATCCCTCCAGCCCAACTCGTTGATCAGCTTGCCTCCCTCCTGCTGGCCCTGCCCCCGGCCCGATAACTGGGCAAAGACGGCATCGCGCACCTCAGCAAGGGTGAGGACGCCGTGACGGATCCAGGGCGACAGCCTGGTCACCGCACCTTGGAGATGGTTGCGGCTGCGCCCGTAGCGCTTTGCATCCAGCCGATTGAGCTGGGACTCCGCCGCCTGGCGGCCCCCGCGGATCCCACTGAGGCCCCCCTCCGCCTCTGGGAACGTCTCCTTAAGTAGGTCTTGCAGGGCATCACGATCGGCCAGGTGTCGCGGGAGGTCGCCGGGGCGATCAGGCCAAGACAGGGGAGGTGGCGTAGGCAGCGGCGGCACCGTCAGGAAGCTTGAGCACACGTCATCCTGTCGATCCGTTGGTCCGATTGCGAGTGATCGGACGGTGGCGGACCCTGGATGGGGGAGAATCCCCGTCAGTTACCTCTGTGCCGGTCCGATGCTTCTCGATCTCACGGGCAAGAAGATCCTCGTTACCGGCATTGCCAACAACAAATCGATCGCTTGGGGAATCGCCCAGCAGCTGCGGGCCGCTGGGGCCGAGCTCGGGATCACCTATCTGCCCGATGAGAAGGGTCGCTTCGAGACCAAGGTGCGCGACCTCACCGCCCCCCTGGAGCCCAGCCTGTTTTTGCCCCTGAATGTGCAGGACCCGGCTCAGATGGAAGCGGTGTTTGCGGAGATCAAGAAGACATGGGGTGTGCTCGATGGATTGGTGCACTGCCTGGCCTTCGCCGGCAAAGACGAGCTGATCGGCGACTACAGCGCCACCACCGCCGAGGGCTTTGCCCGTGCCCTGGAGATCAGCGCCTACTCCCTGGCACCGCTTTGCGCCCACGCCAAGCCCCTGTTCAGCGAGAAGGCCGGCGTGGTCACCCTCACCTATCTCGGCGCTGAGCGGGCGATCCCGAACTACAACGTGATGGGTGTGGCCAAAGCGGCGCTGGAGGCCTCCGTTCGCTACCTCTCCGCTGAGCTGGGTCCCGAGAAGCAGGTGCGGGTCAACGCGATCAGTGCTGGTCCGATCCGCACACTCGCGAGCAGCGCCATCGGCGGCATCCTCGACATGATCCACAACGTGGAGGAGAAGGCGCCCCTGCGCCGCACCGTCACCCAGACCGAGGTGGGGAACACCGCCGCCTTCCTGCTCAGCGAACTCTCCAGTGGGATTTCCGGTCAGACCATCTATGTGGACGCCGGCTACTGCATCAATGGCATGTAAGTCCGGCATGATCGGATTGTTCTGACTGAGTCAGCGCTTCGGGCGCCAACAAGCCATGCGCACAGGTGAAGTGCATCGCGTCACCGGAGAAACCGATGTGCGGGTGAAGCTCGGGCTCGATGGTGGCGGCAGCTGCCAGGTCGAGACGGGGGTGCCGTTCCTTGATCACATGCTCCATCAGATCAGCAGCCACGGCTTGATCGACCTGGAGGTTGCCGCTCGGGGAGATACCCACATCGATGATCACCACACCAATGAGGATGTGGGCATTGCTGTGGGTCAGGCCCTCTCCCAGGCGCTGGGGGATCGCCGGGGCATTCATCGCTTCGGCCATTTCGTGGCGCCCCTGGATGAGGCTCTGGTGCAGGTGGCGTTGGATTGTTCCGGACGCCCTCATCTGACTTTCGGTCTGCAGATTCCTGCCCAGAAGATCGGCAGCTACGACACCGAACTGGTGAAGGAGTTCTTTGTGGCCGTAGTCAATAACTCCGGTCTCACCCTCCACATCCGTCAACTCGATGGGGTGAATTCTCACCACATCGTGGAGGCCTGCTTCAAGGCGTTTGCTCGTGCCCTGCGCATGGCCACCGAGATCGACCCCCGCCGGGCTGGATCGGTGCCCAGCAGTAAAGGCGTCCTGGAGCAGGCCGGCGGCAGCTGAAGGGACTGAGCGGGCCGTGATCCGCGCTTCACACTCCGTTACGAGAGGATGGTCACGCTGCTGTGCTTTCCGCTGTGACCGTTGCCCCTGCCGTTGACCGTATCAACCGCGCGGACTGGGCCAGCGCGTTTCGCAACGTGGAGCAGGAACTGACGGACGTGGCGCTGACCCCCGTGCGCGGCAGCGTGCCCTCCGCATTGCTCGGCACCCTCTACCGCAACGGCCCAGGCCGTCTCGAGCGGGGTGGCCAGAGGGTGCATCACCCCTTCGATGGGGACGGGATGATCACGGCCTTGCGCTTCAGCGGCGACGGCGTGAAGCTCAGCAACCGATTCGTGCGCACCGCCGGCTGGCTGGCGGAGGAGGCGGCCGGGAAGGTGCTGTATCGCGGGGTGTTCGGCAGTCAGAAGCCTGGAGGGGTTGCCGCCAATGCCTTGGATCTGCGTCTCAAGAACATTGCCAATACCGGCGTGGTGCAACTGGGCGATGACTTGCTCGCTCTCTGGGAAGCAGCGGAGCCCCATGCCCTCGATCCCGTCACCCTGGAGACCCGCGGCATCAGCTTGTTGGGAGGGGTGCTCAAGAAAGCCGAGGCCTTTAGTGCCCATCCCCGCTTCGATCCTGGCCATCACGATCGGCCCCGCATGGTCAATTTCGGAGTGAAAACCGGACCTCGCAGCACGATCCGGCTGATGGAGTTCGCGACGGAATCGGACGCCGCTGCTGGCATCAAGGCTGGGGATCTGCTCAGCGAACGCCGCGACAGCTTCAACGGGTTCGCTTTTCTGCACGACTTCGCGATCACACCCAACTGGGCGGTGTTCCTGCAGAACGCTGTGGAGTTCAACCCCCTGCCCTTCGTGCTTGGCAAGAGAGGTGCGGCCCAGTGTCTGCAATCCAAGCCAGACGGTCAGGCGAAGTTCTGGCTGATTCCCCGTGATTGCGGTGCCTTTGCAGGCGAGAAGCCCCGGATCATCGACGCCCCAGACGGCTTTGTCTTCCACCACCTCAACGCCTGGGAGCAGGACGGGGATGTGGTGGTGGAGAGCATCTACTACGCCGACTTCCCCTCGATCGGTCCCGATGTGGATTTCACGGCCGTTGATTTCGATCTGATTCCTGAAGGGTTGCTGGAGCAGTGCCGCATCAATCTGAAGACCGGTCGGGTGGAGACCCGTCGGCTCAGTGAGCGTTGTTGCGAATTTGCGATGGTGAATCCCAACAAGGAGGGTCTCCCCTGCCGTTTCGCTTGGATGGCGGCGGCGGCTCGCGAGCAGGGCAACGACCCGCTTCAAGTGATCAAGAAGTTGGATCTGAGCACGGGTGAGCGTTTGATTTGGAGTGCTGCTCCCCACGGGTTTGTCAGTGAGCCCTTGATGGTGCCCCGTCCCGGTGCGGAGTCAGAGGATGATGGCTGGGTGCTTGAGCTGCTCTGGAACGGTGCCCGCGAAGCCTCTGATCTGGTGATCCTTGATGCTTCAGATCTCAGCGAGTTGGCAGTCTTTGAGCTTCCCTTGGCGATTCCCCATGGCCTGCATGGCAGCTGGGTCACCGCAGCCTGATCGCACGGTTCTGATCGCACGGTTCTGATTGCTCGGTTCTGATTGCACGGTTCTGTGCAGGGTTGCCCGAACGCTCAGATGGATCTGGTGATGATTCGCGCTCTTGTGGTCATGCATCCGTCACAACTCCTGCGCCGGAACGACTTAGACAGCGGTAACCATCGTTGTCTCCCTCTCGAGTGTTTGTGAAACCGTCCAGACCGCATCGCGCGGCAGCCTTGTTGAATCGTTCGGGCCTGGCTCTGTTGCCGGCTTTGGTCTCGCTACCGACTGCGTTCCTGCCGCCTGCAGCGTCAGCTGCGGCAGCGAATCCGCCGGTTTGCAATGGCACCCTGCTGGAGCTGAGTGTTTCCGAACAGGGGCAGACCCGTAGCGATCGTTTCCGCTTCAGCCTGAGGATTCAGGCGGAGGGTGCCACGGCCGCTGCGGCGATGGATCAGCTCAATCAGCGGCTCGAGCAGACGCGGATGACCCTGGATTCGTTGATCAGTGGGCGGCTGACGGTCCCCGCCCCTCGCACCTATGCCATCGGCGGGGGCAGCCAGGGTCCGCGTCGGCAGCAGGCGAGTACAACCATCAGCGGCGAGGTGGATCGAGGGCGCTACGACGCGCTGATTCAGGCAGCCGGGCGCTTGGCTGGGGTCAGCCTCCAGGGGATGACGTCCTTGGCATCCGATCAGGACGGAGCCGCCCTTGCCGATCAGCTGCTCCAAAAGGCCTTGCGCGATGGTCGTCAGCAGGCTGAGCGCACGGCCTCCATCCTCGGGCTCCGAACGGTGACGCTGCTTCGGATTGACCAGCGGCGAGGTGGTTCGATCCGTCCGCTGCCCTATGCCCTCAATACGGCGCGCCAGTTCCGTCCAGATGAGGCACCCAGGCCGGGGCAATCGCTAGCGCTGGACCTGGATTATTGCCTCTCCTGAACGGCGCCGATCAGGTGTTTGTGCCCTGCTGCCTTGCCTCCTTCCAGGCGAGTCTTGGGGCGCTCCACAGTGTGGTGAGCACCAGCGGGGTCACGGGGACCGCTGTGATCACGATGAAGGCCTGAAGGGCGTCGATCGAGGTGCTGTCCCCCACGCCTGAGCCAATACGGAGCAGCACCAGGGTGAGGCTGCCGATCATCAGGGCCCAGAACAGACGCAGCAGCGGCGCAGGTTCGCTCTTGCCACTGACCACCATGGCCGCGGCATAGCTCATGGAGTCGGCGCTGGTGGCCATAAACAGCACCACCAGCAGCAAGCCCACAGGAATCAGCAGCCAGGCCATGGGTAGTTGGCCAAGGATCGCCAGCAGGGCTGCCGCGGCTCCGTTATCCCCCAGGGGACCGCTGATGCTCCCTGCCGTCGCCAGTTCCAGCGCCATGCCCGTGCCTCCGAGCAGGGTGAACCACAGATTGGTCACCAAAGGGCAGAGAATCGCCACGGCCAGCACCAATTCGCGAAGGCTGCGGCCGCGGCTGACCCCTGCTGTGAACAGGCCCATCAAGGGGGCATAGCCAAGGAACCAACCCCAGTAGAAGACGGTCCAGCCGTTCAGCCAGCTTCCCTGAGCTCCTTCATTGGAAGCCAGAGCCATCTGGGGCAGGTTGAGGAGATAGGTGCCAAAGGCGGTGAAGAAATGGCGGGTCAGCCAGAGCCCAGGTCCGAGGAGAAGCAGGCCTGCGGCCATGATCAACGTCAGCCACACGTTCAATTCGGAGAGCCATTTGATCCCTCGCTGGATTCCGCTCACCGTTGAAGTGGCGAACACTGCTGTCAGGAGGACCACCACCAGTGACTGCAGTCCGGCGCTGTCACTGAGTCCCGGTAGTTGGCCGGCGGCATTGCTGAGTTGCAGTGAAAGAAAGCCCAGGGGACCGACGGTTCCGGCAATGGCTGCCACCACTGAGAGGCCATCGGCCAGGTCTCCGATGGGCCCATCCACCATGGAGCGAGGCACCAGCCCGACCAGCAGTGTGCGCGGGCGCAATGGTTCCCCACGGCGCTCGCGGATCGAGAGCGTGATCGTGACCGTGGTCGCCACAAGAGCCCAGGCCAGAAAGCCCCAGTGGAGAAAGCTCACAGCCAAGGCCGGGTCGACGGCTGCTGCGGTCGAACCCTCCACACCTTTGAAATACGGGGCCGGCGTCTGGAAATGAAACAGGGGCTCGGCGGCGGACCAGAACACGCCACCTCCTGCCAGCAGGGTGCAGATCAGCACGGCGCACCAGTCGAAGAATTTCAGACTTGGCTTCGCCTCGGCGCCGCCAAGGCGCAGCCTGCCGATCGGGCTCACCGCCAGCGCGATGGCGATCACGAACAGCGCCACCACCATCCACTGCCAGAGCCCACCCAGGAGGTTGCTGGCCAGCAGCTTGCCTTCGTTGGTGAATTGTTTGGCGACTGCCAGATCAGCGGCAGCCAACAGCAGGAAAAGCAGCAGTGGACCTGCGCCGATCCAGAGGGGTGGGTGGCGCCACCAGCCCTTAGGGGCCTCGATGGGCAGGGGGGACGATCGTTGGTCAGGCAAGGCTTCAGGCGCGAACGGCATCCCGCTGGTGGTTCCAGCAGGTGAGATCGACGGCGGGTTGTTCACCCCTGGCGAGACGAGCCAGGGAATCGCCGATCAGGGGGGCAAATTTGAAGGCCTGGCCGGAGCCGCCGGCAAACAGGCTCAGTTTTGGGGTCAGGCGATCGAGCACGAAATTCACATCGCTGGCCATCGAATAGGGGCTGATCACGGTTTCAACGCGCTCCTGCACCCCCTCCAGTTCGTTGAACAGGAAGCCATCGAGGAGTTCCACCAGCCGAGCCGGAGGCTCGGTGACCATCGCATTGGGTTCGGCCACCCGTAGCTCTTTCGGGCTCCAGTCGATGCCGCACTTGATGCGGGGGCGGCCGTCGGCGGTGGTGCTCAACACTGGGAAGCCGTAGTACAACCCGCCGTCATCACCCCGTTCCCGCTGGAAGCAGAACCACTGCGGATAGCGGCTGGCCAGGGCCGGATCCACGGTGTAATGAGCCCAGAGCATCGGCCATACCTCAAGCTTTGGAGCCAACCCGAGGGGTGCCAAGAGCAGCTGACTCCAGATGCCGCAAGCCACCACCAGCTGATCGGCGCTGATGTGATCCCCGGAGCTGAGGGTGACGCCTCCGCCATCGGCATCCAGCTGGCTCACGGGGCAGTGCTCCAGCAGTTGATGGCCAGCCTTGCGGGCTGTGCGAATCCAGTGGGCCACGACCTTGTCGCTGCGCACCGCGCCAGCGGTGGGTTCGAAGAGACCGGTGAAGTCGGGTTTGGGCTTCAGGGGAAAACGCGCAGCGATTGCGCTGGCACTCAAGGCTTCATAGGGAATTCCCTGGTCATCCATCACCCGGCGGGCACCGGGAATTGAGCCCTCAATCGTTTCTTCATCCCAGCTCTCGCCGTAGAAGAGCAGCCCGTGGGTGTCGCGTAGCTGTTCCCCGGCGTGGGTTTCTTCCTCCCGCCAGAGACGGTTGGCTTCCTGGGCCAGCCGGCAGAGCACGGGATCGGAGTACATCTCCCGGAACATGCGGGTTTCCCCAAAGCTGCTGGCTTTCGCATGGGCCAGGGTTTCGGCCTCGAGCAGCACCACATCGGACACACCGCGGCGGGCGAGGGCTGCGGCGCAGCTGAGGCCGGCCATGCCACCGCCGACGATCACCACAGACGCCCTCTGGGGTAGGGCGTTGGCCTGCATGGGTGCCGTCACAGTCCCACTCCCGTGGGTTCTCCGAAGCTGAGTCCGATCGGCTCGGTCCTGGATTCCGCTGTCACCTCGGTGAGGGCGTCGCGCACGCTCAGTCCTTGACCACGCTGGCTCAGGTAGTCACTGGCCCGCTGGCGTACCTCCTCGCGAACGAAGCCGTAAACGTCCTCGGCGCTGGCCGATTCCCAGGCATCGGGAGCGAAGCGTTCGATCGAGTCGGCGATGACCGCCCCGGCATTCACGAGCGGATCAGGCAGCACCCGGATCCCTCGGCGTCGCAGATCATCAGCGAGCTGGGGGACTTGAAAGGGGGCATTGGCGGCCGGCACAACAGCGCCGGTGCGCAGGGCGCTGGCCATTTCTGTGTTGATCAGACCCGACACAGAGCAGGGCAGCAGCAGATCGAGTTTCAGTTCCCACCAGGGACAACGTTCCGGTAGCGGCGTGGCGCCCGGAAAGCCAGATCGACCACGGTCGAGATCCACGGTGAACACGGTCCAGCCATGCTCCACCAGCTGTCGAGCGACTGTGCCTCCCACAGCTCCGCAGCCATGGACTAAGGCGCGTCCGGGAGTGGCGTCGACCAGCTCGGCTTCCAGCACCGCTTC
Proteins encoded:
- the hisB gene encoding imidazoleglycerol-phosphate dehydratase HisB yields the protein MRTGEVHRVTGETDVRVKLGLDGGGSCQVETGVPFLDHMLHQISSHGLIDLEVAARGDTHIDDHHTNEDVGIAVGQALSQALGDRRGIHRFGHFVAPLDEALVQVALDCSGRPHLTFGLQIPAQKIGSYDTELVKEFFVAVVNNSGLTLHIRQLDGVNSHHIVEACFKAFARALRMATEIDPRRAGSVPSSKGVLEQAGGS
- a CDS encoding BCCT family transporter — encoded protein: MPFAPEALPDQRSSPLPIEAPKGWWRHPPLWIGAGPLLLFLLLAAADLAVAKQFTNEGKLLASNLLGGLWQWMVVALFVIAIALAVSPIGRLRLGGAEAKPSLKFFDWCAVLICTLLAGGGVFWSAAEPLFHFQTPAPYFKGVEGSTAAAVDPALAVSFLHWGFLAWALVATTVTITLSIRERRGEPLRPRTLLVGLVPRSMVDGPIGDLADGLSVVAAIAGTVGPLGFLSLQLSNAAGQLPGLSDSAGLQSLVVVLLTAVFATSTVSGIQRGIKWLSELNVWLTLIMAAGLLLLGPGLWLTRHFFTAFGTYLLNLPQMALASNEGAQGSWLNGWTVFYWGWFLGYAPLMGLFTAGVSRGRSLRELVLAVAILCPLVTNLWFTLLGGTGMALELATAGSISGPLGDNGAAAALLAILGQLPMAWLLIPVGLLLVVLFMATSADSMSYAAAMVVSGKSEPAPLLRLFWALMIGSLTLVLLRIGSGVGDSTSIDALQAFIVITAVPVTPLVLTTLWSAPRLAWKEARQQGTNT
- a CDS encoding carotenoid oxygenase family protein, whose protein sequence is MTVAPAVDRINRADWASAFRNVEQELTDVALTPVRGSVPSALLGTLYRNGPGRLERGGQRVHHPFDGDGMITALRFSGDGVKLSNRFVRTAGWLAEEAAGKVLYRGVFGSQKPGGVAANALDLRLKNIANTGVVQLGDDLLALWEAAEPHALDPVTLETRGISLLGGVLKKAEAFSAHPRFDPGHHDRPRMVNFGVKTGPRSTIRLMEFATESDAAAGIKAGDLLSERRDSFNGFAFLHDFAITPNWAVFLQNAVEFNPLPFVLGKRGAAQCLQSKPDGQAKFWLIPRDCGAFAGEKPRIIDAPDGFVFHHLNAWEQDGDVVVESIYYADFPSIGPDVDFTAVDFDLIPEGLLEQCRINLKTGRVETRRLSERCCEFAMVNPNKEGLPCRFAWMAAAAREQGNDPLQVIKKLDLSTGERLIWSAAPHGFVSEPLMVPRPGAESEDDGWVLELLWNGAREASDLVILDASDLSELAVFELPLAIPHGLHGSWVTAA
- a CDS encoding DegT/DnrJ/EryC1/StrS aminotransferase family protein, whose protein sequence is MQVPPFSLSQQLSDLGAELDNAVLRVLRSGQYIGGSEIQRFEEAFAASIGSPHAVGCNSGTDALILALRGLGIGPGDEVITASFSFFATAEAISAVGATPVFVDVDPVTYLIDLAQAEAAITPATKALIPVHLFGRPVDMDALMTIAKRHGLKVVEDCAQATGAHWNGKPVGSWGDVGCFSFFPTKNLGGAGDGGAVTCCDADLAQRMRELAVHGMPRRYLHTELGYNSRLDALQAAVLNVKLPHLGHWVEKRSAIAARYQEALAGLHGLQLPDPASATAVGHGWNQFVVRVRLCPENQPHCAGRCDDAPASSFGLPSSRCRDWLKQSLQEQGVNTIIYYPIPIHRQPAYEALGLAPGSLPITEQLCSEVLSLPIFPELSSDQQDRVIAVLRNLLASTTQAERMVA
- a CDS encoding Glu/Leu/Phe/Val dehydrogenase dimerization domain-containing protein, with the translated sequence MTDPNPTPPTAPAVSVLAEHVSDHLSVFVVGEDTDASRPANGGLRLLNYPSDEACIADGERLAGLMTHKHDLYGTGFAGGKIVARATEPEAVKEELISVTAALLESLDGSMITGCDLNTSLEDMERLSALTPYVLAAVGSPVDASAATAHGTLGAVEAVLEAELVDATPGRALVHGCGAVGGTVARQLVEHGWTVFTVDLDRGRSGFPGATPLPERCPWWELKLDLLLPCSVSGLINTEMASALRTGAVVPAANAPFQVPQLADDLRRRGIRVLPDPLVNAGAVIADSIERFAPDAWESASAEDVYGFVREEVRQRASDYLSQRGQGLSVRDALTEVTAESRTEPIGLSFGEPTGVGL
- the fabI gene encoding enoyl-ACP reductase FabI, whose product is MLLDLTGKKILVTGIANNKSIAWGIAQQLRAAGAELGITYLPDEKGRFETKVRDLTAPLEPSLFLPLNVQDPAQMEAVFAEIKKTWGVLDGLVHCLAFAGKDELIGDYSATTAEGFARALEISAYSLAPLCAHAKPLFSEKAGVVTLTYLGAERAIPNYNVMGVAKAALEASVRYLSAELGPEKQVRVNAISAGPIRTLASSAIGGILDMIHNVEEKAPLRRTVTQTEVGNTAAFLLSELSSGISGQTIYVDAGYCINGM
- a CDS encoding SIMPL domain-containing protein, with translation MLNRSGLALLPALVSLPTAFLPPAASAAAANPPVCNGTLLELSVSEQGQTRSDRFRFSLRIQAEGATAAAAMDQLNQRLEQTRMTLDSLISGRLTVPAPRTYAIGGGSQGPRRQQASTTISGEVDRGRYDALIQAAGRLAGVSLQGMTSLASDQDGAALADQLLQKALRDGRQQAERTASILGLRTVTLLRIDQRRGGSIRPLPYALNTARQFRPDEAPRPGQSLALDLDYCLS
- a CDS encoding FAD-binding domain-containing protein, giving the protein MPPLPTPPPLSWPDRPGDLPRHLADRDALQDLLKETFPEAEGGLSGIRGGRQAAESQLNRLDAKRYGRSRNHLQGAVTRLSPWIRHGVLTLAEVRDAVFAQLSGRGQGQQEGGKLINELGWRDFWQRMWMDLGDAIHHSQEELKTGHDPSSYGRTLPEDIREGRTGLACMDGFQADLVGSGWLHNHARMWLAAYVVHWRRIHWKAGADWFLEHLLDGDPASNHLSWQWVASSFSHKPYFFNRDNLERYSEGRYCNGCPSAQNCPFEGSYEQLEQRLFAIPMAGAIGNVPARRRR
- a CDS encoding FAD-dependent oxidoreductase codes for the protein MQANALPQRASVVIVGGGMAGLSCAAALARRGVSDVVLLEAETLAHAKASSFGETRMFREMYSDPVLCRLAQEANRLWREEETHAGEQLRDTHGLLFYGESWDEETIEGSIPGARRVMDDQGIPYEALSASAIAARFPLKPKPDFTGLFEPTAGAVRSDKVVAHWIRTARKAGHQLLEHCPVSQLDADGGGVTLSSGDHISADQLVVACGIWSQLLLAPLGLAPKLEVWPMLWAHYTVDPALASRYPQWFCFQRERGDDGGLYYGFPVLSTTADGRPRIKCGIDWSPKELRVAEPNAMVTEPPARLVELLDGFLFNELEGVQERVETVISPYSMASDVNFVLDRLTPKLSLFAGGSGQAFKFAPLIGDSLARLARGEQPAVDLTCWNHQRDAVRA